The following are encoded in a window of Methanobrevibacter ruminantium M1 genomic DNA:
- the hdrC gene encoding CoB--CoM heterodisulfide reductase subunit C, with protein MSVLDRLKSLIDGAKEDIDSSLTKEAESIKEAADSMQTSSEEEIENISDSETNSDEETSKVEDAEEEVIIPIHAEEAEDAPEEEAEEVPEEAEEAPEEVEEAPVEEAEEETDEEVSVEEITEEAPEEEAIEEVPEEEVSLETEEIIEEPSEEDSTEDEEPSEEEASEENEESDNMTLLKENDIYSMDDIDKEFTQKFIDAGIETVDHCFQCGTCGGGCPSGRRTPYRVRQIVRKCLLGLREEVVSDPALWMCTTCYTCQERCPRSVKIVDIIKMARNEAAKAGYMADAHKATGSFVIKFGHGVPINDKTKELRKAIGLDELPPTVHSYPDALEEVQKICAACEFDKLIGFNMETGELE; from the coding sequence ATGTCTGTGTTAGATCGACTTAAATCCCTAATCGATGGGGCAAAAGAGGATATCGATAGTAGTTTAACTAAAGAAGCAGAATCTATTAAGGAAGCTGCTGATTCAATGCAGACATCTTCAGAAGAGGAAATTGAGAATATATCTGATTCTGAAACTAATTCTGATGAAGAAACTTCAAAAGTAGAAGATGCTGAAGAGGAGGTAATCATTCCTATTCATGCAGAAGAAGCTGAAGATGCTCCTGAAGAGGAAGCTGAAGAAGTTCCAGAAGAAGCTGAAGAAGCTCCTGAGGAAGTTGAAGAAGCTCCTGTAGAAGAAGCTGAAGAAGAAACTGATGAAGAAGTTTCTGTTGAAGAAATTACCGAAGAGGCTCCTGAAGAAGAAGCTATTGAAGAAGTTCCTGAAGAGGAAGTTTCTTTAGAAACTGAAGAAATTATTGAAGAGCCTTCCGAAGAAGACTCAACTGAGGACGAAGAGCCTTCCGAAGAAGAAGCTTCAGAAGAAAACGAAGAGAGCGATAATATGACTTTATTAAAAGAAAATGATATATATTCAATGGATGATATTGATAAAGAATTTACCCAAAAATTCATTGATGCTGGTATTGAAACTGTAGACCACTGTTTCCAATGTGGTACTTGTGGTGGAGGATGTCCTTCCGGAAGAAGAACTCCTTACAGAGTAAGACAAATCGTAAGAAAATGTTTATTAGGACTCAGAGAAGAAGTAGTATCCGATCCTGCATTATGGATGTGTACTACCTGTTACACTTGTCAAGAAAGATGTCCTAGAAGTGTCAAAATTGTAGATATTATTAAAATGGCACGTAACGAAGCAGCTAAAGCTGGATATATGGCTGACGCACACAAAGCTACTGGTTCTTTCGTAATTAAATTCGGTCACGGTGTACCAATCAACGACAAAACCAAAGAATTAAGAAAAGCTATTGGACTTGACGAATTACCTCCAACAGTACATTCTTACCCAGATGCTTTAGAAGAAGTACAAAAAATCTGTGCAGCTTGTGAATTTGATAAATTAATCGGCTTCAACATGGAAACCGGTGAATTAGAATAG
- the hdrB gene encoding CoB--CoM heterodisulfide reductase subunit B — protein MEIAYFLGCIMNNRYPGIEKATRILFDKLDIELKDMEGASCCPAPGVFGSFDQTTWATIAARNLAIAEEMGADIMTECNGCFGSLRECDHLLKENPAKKDEINAILAETTDKQYKGETKVRHFAEILYNDVGLDKLSEMFTKDLGINVAVHYGCHFLKPTAEVGIEESAENPTILDELVEITGAKSVDYKNKMMCCGAGGGLRARDIDVTLSYTKEKLDAMAEAGVDAIVEVCPFCHLQFDVGQTEVNAKYGTDFAFPVMHLAQLYGLAMGLSAEELTFDAQLIDAAPVLEKLA, from the coding sequence ATGGAGATTGCATATTTCTTAGGTTGTATTATGAACAACCGTTATCCTGGTATCGAAAAAGCAACTAGAATTTTATTCGATAAATTAGACATTGAATTAAAAGACATGGAAGGAGCTTCCTGTTGTCCTGCTCCTGGTGTATTCGGATCTTTCGACCAAACCACCTGGGCTACTATTGCAGCACGTAACCTTGCTATTGCAGAAGAAATGGGCGCAGACATCATGACCGAATGTAACGGATGTTTCGGTTCCTTACGTGAATGTGACCACTTATTAAAAGAAAACCCCGCTAAAAAAGATGAAATTAACGCTATCTTAGCTGAAACTACTGACAAACAATACAAAGGTGAAACCAAAGTAAGACACTTTGCAGAAATTTTATACAACGACGTAGGTCTTGACAAACTTTCTGAAATGTTCACCAAAGACTTAGGTATTAATGTAGCTGTACACTACGGATGCCACTTCTTAAAACCTACCGCTGAAGTAGGTATTGAAGAATCCGCTGAAAACCCAACCATCTTAGATGAATTAGTAGAAATCACAGGTGCTAAATCTGTAGACTACAAAAACAAGATGATGTGCTGTGGTGCTGGTGGAGGTTTAAGAGCTAGAGACATTGACGTAACCTTAAGTTACACCAAAGAAAAACTCGACGCTATGGCTGAAGCTGGTGTAGACGCTATTGTAGAAGTTTGCCCATTCTGTCACTTACAATTTGACGTAGGACAAACTGAAGTAAACGCAAAATACGGAACTGACTTCGCATTCCCTGTAATGCACTTAGCTCAATTATACGGATTAGCTATGGGATTAAGTGCTGAAGAATTAACCTTCGACGCACAATTAATCGACGCAGCTCCTGTACTTGAAAAATTAGCATAA
- a CDS encoding DUF749 domain-containing protein, translated as MFIAILGGIFRFKDLPEEYGSYVQFKAAIEGRDEIKDNDEIAILDITGTGSHHVLFLDRYNNINEIKKELREADAKVNVTTLKILEGHL; from the coding sequence ATGTTTATTGCAATTTTAGGTGGAATATTTAGATTCAAAGATCTTCCAGAAGAATATGGTTCTTATGTACAGTTTAAAGCAGCTATTGAAGGAAGAGATGAAATCAAGGACAATGATGAAATAGCTATTTTAGACATTACAGGCACTGGAAGTCACCATGTTCTATTCTTAGACAGATATAATAACATTAATGAAATCAAGAAAGAATTGAGAGAAGCGGATGCAAAAGTTAATGTCACTACTTTAAAAATATTGGAAGGACATTTATGA
- a CDS encoding DUF2096 domain-containing protein, with product MSDLPIDQSWLVIANLSNDLHKRGIQIPKQINSDLGLVKSQIGFYKKDPTHPDMINEMARAEMSLNQIQGILLSFAENIGEDYYNEWLDKLNRANLGEKIYETPSTQSKFLINAPPGFSYAKMTLKKPLAEDRVQEIAEYYGLILEFDSDVTIALYGDKPDIQAALKEMAPFFSE from the coding sequence ATGAGCGATTTGCCTATAGATCAATCTTGGTTAGTTATTGCTAACCTTTCAAATGATCTGCATAAGAGAGGAATTCAAATTCCCAAACAGATTAACAGTGATTTAGGTTTGGTAAAGTCCCAGATTGGATTTTATAAGAAAGACCCTACTCATCCAGACATGATCAATGAGATGGCAAGGGCTGAAATGTCATTGAATCAGATTCAAGGCATCTTATTGTCATTTGCTGAAAATATTGGGGAAGACTATTATAATGAATGGCTGGACAAGCTAAACAGAGCTAATCTGGGAGAGAAGATATATGAGACTCCTAGCACCCAATCCAAATTCCTTATTAATGCACCTCCAGGATTTTCCTATGCAAAGATGACTTTAAAAAAGCCACTTGCTGAAGATAGGGTACAGGAAATCGCTGAATATTATGGTCTTATTCTTGAATTCGATTCAGATGTCACTATAGCGCTATATGGTGATAAGCCTGACATTCAAGCGGCATTAAAGGAGATGGCACCTTTCTTCTCTGAATAG
- a CDS encoding metallophosphoesterase family protein, which produces MKILAISDIHGKRSENLINYLKKEDISLVLIAGDITDFKLEGYDDPLDFVKPFIDELVEEADVDVFAIPGNCDPAGICNAIKESGPDEKPAFCLHNQLIAYENVVIMGYGGSNPTPFNTPGEIDDDKIYLHVYELLAEYDYIGNDSIPRVTILLTHAPPYDTKADTIESGAHVGSQGVKKPIHEFQPNINICGHVHEACSIDKVGNTTIANPGILEENHAVLIEVNEDASYNVEIVEL; this is translated from the coding sequence ATGAAAATTTTAGCAATTAGTGATATACACGGTAAAAGAAGTGAAAATTTAATTAATTACCTTAAAAAAGAAGACATTTCTTTAGTTTTGATTGCAGGAGACATTACAGACTTTAAATTGGAAGGTTACGATGACCCATTAGACTTCGTCAAACCATTCATTGACGAACTTGTAGAAGAAGCGGATGTAGATGTATTTGCAATTCCAGGTAACTGTGACCCTGCTGGAATATGTAATGCAATCAAGGAAAGCGGTCCGGATGAAAAGCCTGCATTCTGTTTGCATAATCAATTGATTGCTTATGAAAATGTGGTTATAATGGGTTACGGAGGATCTAACCCTACTCCATTCAACACTCCAGGTGAAATAGATGACGATAAGATCTATCTCCACGTTTATGAGCTTTTAGCTGAGTATGATTATATTGGAAACGATTCCATTCCTAGAGTAACCATCTTGCTTACCCACGCACCTCCATATGACACTAAGGCAGACACTATTGAAAGTGGAGCTCACGTAGGCAGTCAAGGTGTTAAAAAGCCTATTCATGAATTCCAGCCAAACATTAACATTTGCGGACACGTTCATGAAGCTTGCAGCATAGATAAGGTTGGCAATACAACCATTGCAAATCCAGGTATCCTTGAAGAAAATCATGCTGTCTTGATAGAAGTCAATGAAGACGCAAGCTACAATGTAGAAATCGTTGAATTATAA
- a CDS encoding cation diffusion facilitator family transporter, whose product MSYQENNASDKSLQDKDMKAKQRQDRIVKTSIIGIVVNLILVAFKATIGILVNSIAITLDAVNNLTDALSSIITIIGAKLAGRAPDKEHPYGYGRIEYFASVIIAAIVLWAGITALMESWPKIFNPDVTSYTTVSLVIVAVAVAVKFILGRYVKNVGEEINSQALVASGSDAFFDAILSFSTLIAALVSIFFHISLEGILGVIISIVIIKASIDMLKETVDSMIGERVDSKLSRDIKEAICEFPQVYGAYGLSLHNYGPDSMEGSVHIEVDDSLTALEIHNLTRLISMKIFNEFSIILTVGIYARNDDFKDIRNDLYEITSKYDEVIEIHGFLAYPEEKLITFDIIVDFDADREEVKDKILDEIKSLHPDFTYCMIDDYDLSD is encoded by the coding sequence ATGTCCTATCAAGAAAATAATGCATCTGACAAGTCTCTTCAAGATAAAGATATGAAAGCGAAGCAGCGCCAAGATAGAATTGTTAAGACAAGCATAATAGGTATTGTTGTAAATCTAATACTTGTTGCCTTCAAGGCCACAATCGGAATTCTTGTAAATTCCATTGCAATCACTTTGGATGCAGTAAACAATCTAACTGATGCCTTATCCTCCATAATAACTATTATTGGAGCTAAGCTTGCAGGCAGGGCTCCAGATAAGGAGCATCCTTACGGATACGGCCGTATTGAATATTTTGCATCTGTAATTATTGCAGCTATCGTTCTTTGGGCGGGAATCACTGCATTGATGGAATCATGGCCAAAGATCTTTAATCCTGATGTTACAAGCTATACTACAGTTTCATTAGTCATCGTTGCAGTGGCAGTTGCTGTAAAATTCATATTGGGGCGCTACGTTAAGAATGTTGGAGAGGAAATCAATTCACAGGCATTGGTTGCATCTGGAAGCGATGCGTTCTTTGATGCCATATTGTCATTTTCCACTTTGATTGCAGCTTTAGTCTCCATATTCTTCCATATTTCTCTAGAAGGGATCTTGGGAGTGATCATTTCCATTGTAATCATTAAGGCAAGTATAGATATGCTAAAGGAAACTGTTGACAGCATGATTGGAGAAAGAGTGGATTCAAAGCTTAGTCGCGATATAAAGGAGGCAATTTGTGAATTTCCTCAAGTCTATGGAGCATATGGCTTGAGCCTGCATAACTATGGTCCAGATAGCATGGAGGGTTCTGTTCATATTGAAGTGGATGACAGCCTAACAGCTTTAGAGATACATAATCTAACTCGCTTGATTTCAATGAAAATATTTAATGAGTTTTCCATAATATTGACAGTAGGAATCTATGCTAGAAATGACGATTTTAAGGATATTAGAAATGACCTTTATGAAATCACCTCCAAATATGATGAGGTCATAGAAATACATGGATTTTTAGCCTATCCTGAAGAGAAGCTGATAACCTTTGACATAATTGTGGATTTTGATGCTGACCGTGAGGAAGTTAAAGATAAGATTTTAGATGAAATCAAGTCATTGCATCCTGATTTTACTTATTGCATGATAGATGATTATGATTTGAGTGATTAA
- a CDS encoding 2-phosphoglycerate kinase, with product MIIVRGSVNRKEYTSRFSKGILSRSLIRSELSPDKAYEFASRIEEDLKNKGVTEITTDEIADIVVKLLDEEEEKSVSERYLNWRKVREAKDPLIILIGGASGVGTSSMAFEISNRLGIKTMISTDMIREVMRKIVSEDLSPVIHESSFLAYRSMKVAPPPEFDFVLAGFKDQVATVSVGVEAVIERALKEGISIIIEGVHIVPGFIRKELMEKDNIVMFTLTLSDEEMHKNRFYSRCGDIWNNRPLEKYMGNFEAIRKTNAYLEDQARKEGTPIIDNIDVITTVDFIIETLTETYGGMKHVRKD from the coding sequence ATGATTATCGTTCGCGGTTCTGTAAACAGAAAAGAGTACACCAGCCGTTTTTCAAAGGGCATTCTCTCTCGATCACTTATTCGTTCTGAATTAAGCCCAGATAAGGCATATGAATTTGCCTCTAGAATCGAAGAGGATTTGAAAAACAAGGGAGTCACTGAAATAACTACAGATGAGATTGCTGATATTGTAGTTAAGCTCCTTGATGAGGAGGAAGAAAAATCAGTCTCTGAAAGATATCTCAATTGGAGAAAGGTCCGTGAAGCTAAAGATCCTCTAATCATATTGATTGGAGGAGCATCTGGAGTTGGAACATCTTCAATGGCTTTTGAAATATCCAACAGATTGGGTATTAAGACCATGATAAGCACAGACATGATTCGCGAAGTCATGCGAAAGATTGTATCTGAAGACTTGAGCCCTGTAATTCATGAATCCTCATTTTTAGCCTATAGATCTATGAAAGTAGCTCCTCCGCCAGAGTTTGACTTTGTATTGGCTGGTTTTAAAGACCAGGTTGCAACTGTAAGCGTCGGTGTGGAGGCTGTTATCGAAAGGGCATTAAAGGAAGGAATAAGTATTATTATAGAGGGAGTGCATATAGTTCCGGGATTTATTCGAAAGGAATTGATGGAAAAGGATAATATTGTCATGTTTACATTGACCTTAAGCGATGAGGAGATGCATAAGAACAGATTCTACTCTCGTTGCGGAGACATTTGGAATAACAGGCCTCTTGAAAAGTATATGGGTAACTTTGAGGCAATCAGAAAGACAAATGCCTATCTGGAAGATCAGGCAAGAAAGGAAGGCACTCCTATAATTGACAATATTGATGTAATAACAACTGTTGACTTTATAATTGAAACATTGACTGAAACATATGGAGGAATGAAACATGTTAGAAAAGACTAA
- a CDS encoding CBS domain-containing protein yields MLEKTKVKDLMSKDVLTVELDEATVFAFEKLMKHKISAMPVVDEDGKMVGIVTATDLGHNLILDKYQYGTKVKDVMVTDVAYVSSDCTIKEAISVMFEKAPGDSIINQLPVLDNGELVGIISDGDIIKILKE; encoded by the coding sequence ATGTTAGAAAAGACTAAAGTAAAGGATCTGATGAGCAAGGATGTTCTTACAGTGGAATTGGATGAAGCTACTGTATTTGCATTTGAGAAACTGATGAAGCATAAGATAAGCGCAATGCCTGTTGTCGATGAAGACGGCAAGATGGTAGGAATTGTAACTGCAACCGACTTAGGACATAACTTGATTTTAGACAAGTATCAATATGGTACTAAGGTAAAGGATGTTATGGTAACTGATGTTGCATACGTTTCATCTGACTGCACAATTAAGGAAGCCATTTCTGTAATGTTTGAAAAGGCTCCTGGAGACAGCATCATCAATCAATTGCCTGTCTTGGACAATGGCGAGCTTGTTGGAATCATATCCGATGGGGACATAATTAAAATCCTTAAGGAATAA
- a CDS encoding transglutaminase domain-containing protein, protein MRKKILFLTLMILICFTLNSVCAQSLDNINYANDGFDSDEMINCDLHKDSSQKSLKSNALSNKKTTNTVKLTDMKKAESNDVKQTGAAKASNTKSTSKSTTKTNATKSNTTKSTATKTTANSSSTKKATQNTTTINTQTLAKSSSSYMAYVEKNAKLQEPITISKKKYKSPEYLYLVSKAVSNISKTKVEIKDKLITNYSNTDCKSVNGTINKTEYVQVAKKTVSFIEKNHRAPNWIASSKGNIPRNQLILVFSKCLDQYNKSGKLPSSIKLNDLDLNKMKQKIDSSKKVNSTSTKKTNTSSTKTNSTSAKKTNTTSTKKTNPTATSTNNNKSLVESTLDSIKSILNNIENKLNPTNKVLSTTGTKKNTVTVNSSKVNVQISSSSTVNVKISAKDNTNSGKNTNSGSAKKTNTTSTKKTNTTSTKKIDTNSTKKTNTTSTKNNTSSAKKTNTTSTKNNTSSAKKTNTTSTKNNTSSAKKVNTSSSKTNTSAKNNTSTTAKSSSNSKYLSTSVLNDKYLGESLKKYLAVGKNCQVTNKAIKTLANTLTSKLKSDYKKGEKIFNWVRDNIGYEKYRNTKKGALKTLQTRGGNCVDHAHLIVALSRAAGLPARYVNANNCKFSSGYVSGHVWAQVLVGNTWVVADATSNRNKFGVVKNWNVNSYKLVGKYSSISF, encoded by the coding sequence ATGAGGAAAAAGATCCTTTTCCTAACTTTGATGATACTAATCTGTTTTACTTTAAACAGCGTTTGTGCTCAAAGTTTGGATAATATTAACTACGCTAATGATGGATTTGACAGTGATGAGATGATTAATTGTGATTTACACAAAGATTCAAGTCAAAAATCCCTGAAATCAAATGCTTTAAGCAATAAGAAAACAACCAATACTGTTAAGTTAACAGATATGAAAAAAGCTGAAAGCAATGATGTTAAACAGACAGGCGCTGCAAAAGCAAGCAATACTAAAAGCACAAGCAAAAGCACAACTAAAACAAATGCTACAAAAAGCAATACTACTAAAAGTACCGCTACAAAAACAACAGCAAATAGTTCTAGCACTAAGAAAGCCACTCAAAACACAACTACCATAAACACTCAGACTTTAGCAAAAAGCTCAAGCAGTTATATGGCTTATGTTGAGAAAAACGCTAAGCTACAGGAACCAATTACAATCAGCAAAAAGAAATACAAATCTCCGGAATATTTGTATTTGGTTTCTAAGGCTGTAAGCAATATTTCCAAAACAAAAGTGGAAATTAAAGATAAGCTAATCACAAATTACAGCAATACTGACTGTAAATCAGTTAACGGAACTATAAATAAAACTGAATATGTACAAGTAGCTAAGAAAACAGTTAGCTTCATTGAAAAGAATCATAGAGCTCCTAATTGGATTGCATCATCTAAAGGCAATATACCACGTAACCAATTGATTTTGGTATTTAGCAAATGCTTAGACCAATATAACAAAAGCGGCAAATTACCTAGCTCCATTAAGTTAAATGACTTAGATTTAAACAAAATGAAGCAAAAGATTGACAGCAGTAAAAAGGTAAACAGTACCAGCACTAAAAAAACCAACACAAGCAGTACTAAGACAAACAGTACAAGTGCTAAGAAAACCAACACAACCAGTACTAAAAAGACCAATCCTACTGCAACTAGCACTAACAATAACAAAAGCTTAGTCGAAAGCACTTTAGATTCAATAAAATCTATTTTAAACAATATAGAAAATAAATTGAATCCCACTAACAAAGTTCTGTCTACAACCGGCACTAAAAAGAACACAGTTACCGTTAATTCTAGCAAGGTAAATGTTCAAATAAGCAGTTCTTCAACTGTAAATGTGAAAATCAGTGCTAAAGACAATACAAATAGTGGAAAGAACACTAATTCTGGAAGTGCTAAAAAAACCAACACTACAAGCACAAAGAAAACCAACACTACAAGCACAAAAAAGATAGATACAAACAGTACAAAGAAAACTAACACTACTAGCACTAAAAACAACACAAGCAGTGCAAAGAAAACTAACACTACTAGCACTAAAAACAACACAAGCAGTGCAAAGAAAACTAACACTACTAGCACTAAAAACAACACAAGCAGTGCAAAGAAGGTAAATACAAGCAGTAGCAAAACCAACACAAGTGCTAAAAACAACACAAGCACTACTGCAAAAAGTTCTTCAAATAGCAAATATCTGAGTACTTCTGTATTAAACGATAAATATCTTGGAGAATCTCTAAAAAAGTATTTGGCTGTTGGTAAGAATTGTCAAGTAACCAACAAAGCAATTAAAACTTTAGCAAATACTCTTACCTCTAAACTTAAAAGCGATTATAAGAAAGGAGAAAAGATTTTCAATTGGGTTCGTGACAATATCGGATACGAAAAGTACAGAAACACTAAAAAAGGTGCATTAAAAACACTGCAAACCAGAGGAGGAAACTGTGTTGATCATGCACACCTGATTGTTGCATTATCCAGAGCAGCAGGACTTCCTGCAAGATATGTTAATGCAAACAACTGTAAATTCTCTTCAGGATATGTTTCAGGGCATGTTTGGGCTCAAGTATTGGTTGGCAATACATGGGTTGTAGCTGATGCGACAAGCAATAGAAATAAATTTGGTGTTGTAAAGAATTGGAATGTGAATAGCTATAAATTAGTTGGAAAATACAGTTCAATTAGTTTCTAA
- a CDS encoding radical SAM protein, with protein MFYEKNLIKKNPLRVDIRFGLVYPNVYKTAMSSLGYQILYNYVNLRENTYCERIIYPSYRSLETNSPLGDFNIVSFSLQYEQDYFNILEILRDANIPLRRADRTLEDPLIIAGGPCATANPLPLSDFIDIFVVGEAEAVLNDLIDNYNENKDKFTNKNEFLSTFLDIKGLYISEFNNKTDIALLDEMSDAYHITCPIITETDDKDLIPVFSNSILLNVSRACTRGCRFCMSSYLYRPLRETDLQQLFDIAEEARQNTGLNKISLIGAAVSDYSKVNELTEGLKDMGFQVSTPSMRIESITRETLVSLRESGLKTLTIAPESIYHLRKRINKDISDDDVFRVIKDAVDLGFNLKLYFLIGLPYEDEDDIKELACLMKQIDSMKYLIDSNLNESIKKEEVLTKHKSKSSGKKSKSKQRKKARVSIKFSVNPVIPKPHTPLQWEGYDMKRIKSKIKYLKKNLKGLDIKFDSGKMGLIQYVLSCGDRDIGDLLEESLNRKISIKEWKENAPSYEIGDNLPWDCINVSVSKEFLESEYEKMKSGEQTPWCEDGYCYGCGACN; from the coding sequence ATGTTTTATGAAAAGAATTTAATCAAGAAAAATCCATTAAGAGTGGATATAAGGTTTGGATTAGTCTATCCAAATGTATATAAAACTGCTATGAGCTCTTTAGGCTATCAAATCCTTTATAATTATGTAAATCTTAGAGAAAACACATATTGTGAAAGAATAATCTATCCCTCCTATCGCAGTTTGGAAACCAACAGCCCCTTAGGGGATTTCAACATAGTATCATTTTCCCTTCAATATGAACAGGACTATTTCAATATTTTAGAAATTCTCCGTGATGCAAATATTCCTTTAAGGAGGGCTGATAGAACTTTAGAAGACCCATTAATAATTGCAGGCGGACCATGTGCCACTGCAAATCCGCTTCCATTGTCTGACTTTATAGACATTTTTGTTGTCGGTGAAGCGGAAGCTGTCTTAAACGATCTAATAGATAACTATAATGAAAATAAAGACAAATTTACAAATAAAAACGAATTCCTATCCACTTTTTTAGACATTAAGGGCCTATATATATCTGAATTCAATAACAAAACAGATATTGCCTTGCTTGATGAGATGTCTGATGCCTACCATATAACATGTCCTATAATTACCGAAACCGATGATAAGGACCTTATTCCAGTCTTTTCAAATTCAATTCTATTGAATGTATCCAGGGCCTGCACAAGAGGATGCAGATTCTGCATGTCCAGCTATCTCTATAGGCCACTTAGGGAAACAGATCTTCAACAGTTGTTTGATATAGCAGAAGAAGCCCGTCAAAACACAGGATTGAATAAGATATCCCTAATAGGTGCAGCGGTTTCAGACTATTCCAAGGTCAATGAGCTTACTGAAGGGTTGAAGGATATGGGATTTCAGGTCTCCACACCCTCAATGAGAATAGAATCAATCACAAGGGAAACATTGGTATCGCTTAGAGAAAGCGGCCTTAAGACCTTGACAATAGCTCCTGAATCCATCTACCACCTTAGAAAAAGAATCAATAAGGACATTTCAGATGATGATGTATTCAGAGTAATCAAAGACGCTGTGGATTTAGGTTTTAATCTTAAATTGTATTTTTTAATTGGTTTGCCCTATGAGGATGAAGACGACATTAAAGAACTTGCATGTCTGATGAAGCAGATTGATTCCATGAAGTATTTAATTGATTCAAATTTAAATGAATCCATTAAAAAGGAGGAAGTTTTAACTAAACATAAGTCAAAATCCTCTGGAAAAAAATCCAAGTCAAAGCAAAGGAAAAAGGCCAGGGTTTCAATAAAGTTCAGCGTCAATCCTGTTATACCAAAGCCTCACACTCCCCTTCAATGGGAAGGCTATGACATGAAGAGAATCAAGTCAAAGATAAAATATCTTAAGAAGAACTTAAAGGGATTGGACATTAAGTTTGACAGCGGAAAGATGGGATTGATTCAATATGTCCTATCCTGTGGGGATAGGGATATTGGAGATCTTTTAGAAGAGTCATTAAATAGAAAGATAAGCATTAAGGAGTGGAAGGAAAATGCTCCAAGCTATGAGATTGGGGATAACTTACCTTGGGATTGTATTAATGTAAGTGTGAGCAAGGAGTTTTTAGAGTCTGAGTATGAGAAGATGAAAAGCGGAGAGCAGACTCCATGGTGTGAGGATGGCTATTGTTACGGTTGTGGGGCTTGTAATTAG